One region of Xyrauchen texanus isolate HMW12.3.18 chromosome 11, RBS_HiC_50CHRs, whole genome shotgun sequence genomic DNA includes:
- the ptpn9b gene encoding tyrosine-protein phosphatase non-receptor type 9, producing MAEALTTQEEVAVEEFLAELRCREQSHNADLVSQMTAVKFLMARKFDVARAIDLFQAYKNTRIKEGIYNINPNEESLRSELLSGKFTVLPGRDENGAALALFTARLHQPEVTTHKAVLQAIIYQLDKAIESVETQRDGLIFIYDMTNSTYGNFDYELCVKILNLLKGAFPARLKCVFIVSSPLWFRAPFAVLRLFVREKLRERVCTVKAHELVNHIPVSSLPEHLGGLSQYSHIAWIQSCVNNSSNSPNVTEDCLGSLLHSYFMEHGQNTTTDPLTANTSAHTGATLLGDGVNFNCPILDDGNANVQNHRKAGHAHWNGAVLPGSGGITGSNSNVVNGRGRQPPPQSDTPPDTPLHQKHIGALVTGVGAAMGIDGAMPSVDETRQDGNGAEDSQHDVEFLEEDVDEGDGVPPLPLKSRPLPLHHSPVPDMSWLPGTTAEITALSVHIAEPGGMNVQDLVQHVKRKMKKGIYQEYEEIRKEPPAGTFDYSKKSSNQIKNRYSDVLCLDQSRVRLCPLDEDDETCDYINASFMDGYKRSNAYIATQGPLPKTFADFWRMVWEQMVLVIVMTTRVVERGRVKCGQYWPLEAGLTEDYGQFLVRNIGIEMFQDFKLSHLELCNIQTRECREVSHYLYMSWPDFGVPKSASAMLDFRAQVKQRQESLLRTMYPDWTGPPGGPPVVVHCSAGIGRTGTFCTLDICLSRLEDIRTVDIKQTVRRMRTQRAFSIQTWDQYYFCYKAVIEYAQQSGLLQPVEWSDTELETDSE from the exons ATGGCGGAAGCCCTGACGACTCAAGAGGAGGTG GCGGTGGAGGAGTTCCTGGCTGAGCTGAGGTGTCGGGAACAGTCTCACAATGCAGATCTTGTCAGTCAGATGACAGCGGTTAAGTTTCTTATGGCACGCAAGTTTGACGTTGCTAGAGCCATAGACCTCTTCCAGGCTTACAAG AACACCAGAATAAAGGAGGGCATTTACAATATTAACCCAAATGAGGAATCTTTAAGGAGTGAGTTACTAAGTGGGAAATTTACAGTTCTG CCCGGCCGTGATGAAAACGGTGCAGCTTTGGCACTCTTTACAGCGCGTCTTCATCAGCCAGAAGTCACTACACATAAGGCTGTTCTTCAGGCCATTATTTATCAGCTGGATAAAGCAATTGAAAG TGTTGAGACGCAGAGAGATGGGCTCATTTTCATCTATGATATGACTAACTCCACATACGGCAACTTTGACTATGAGCTTTGTGTCAAGATTTTGAATCTGCTTAAA GGGGCTTTCCCTGCTCGTTTAAAATGTGTCTTCATTGTGTCATCTCCGCTGTGGTTCAGAGCGCCGTTTGCGGTACTACGTTTGTTTGTgagagagaaactgagagagagg GTGTGCACTGTAAAAGCACACGAACTGGTTAATCACATCCCTGTCAGCTCCTTACCAGAACATTTGGGTGGCTTGTCACAGTATAGCCACATTGCCTGGATCCAGTCCTGCGTCAACAACTCCAGTAACTCTCCCAATGTTACTGAAGATTGCTTGGGCAGCCTCCTCCACTCCTACTTCATGGAGCATGGCCAGAACACCACCACTGACCCCTTAACTGCCAACACTTCAGCCCACACAGGGGCGACTCTTTTGGGAGATGGAGTGAACTTCAACTGCCCCATTCTCGATGATGGTAATGCCAACGTGCAGAACCACAGGAAAGCTGGGCATGCACATTGGAATGGCGCTGTTCTGCCAGGTTCAGGGGGCATCACAGGGTCGAATTCTAATGTTGTCAATGGCCGTGGTCGCCAGCCACCTCCACAGTCAGACACACCCCCAGACACACCCTTGCATCAAAAACACATTGGTGCTTTAGTAACGGGAGTAGGGGCAGCTATGGGCATAGATGGAGCCATGCCATCTGTGGATGAGACGAGGCAGGATGGCAATGGTGCTGAAGACAGCCAACATGATGTGGAGTTTCTGGAAGAGGATGTGGATGAAGGAGATGGTGTTCCACCCCTCCCACTTAAATCAAGGCCTCTGCCCCTCCATCATAGCCCCGTCCCCGATATGAGCTGGTTACCGGGAACAACTGCGGAAATTACAGCATTGTCCGTGCATATAGCTGAGCCAGGTGGAATGAACGTGCAAGATCTGGTGCAGCATGTGAAACGCAAAATGAAGAAAGGCATTTACCAGGAGTACGAGGAGATCCGCAAAGAACCTCCTGCTGGAACCTTTGACTACTCAAA gaaatcTTCTAACCAGATAAAGAATCGCTACAGTGATGTCCTTTGCCTAGACCAATCACGCGTTCGACTCTGTCCACTCGATGAGGATGACGAG ACGTGTGACTACATCAATGCAAGTTTCATGGATGGTTACAAAAGGAGTAATGCTTACATTGCTACTCAGG GGCCTCTGCCAAAAACTTTTGCCGACTTTTGGCGAATGGTGTGGGAGCAGATGGTTTTAGTCATCGTTATGACTACAAG AGTTGTAGAGCGAGGCAGAGTGAAATGCGGACAGTACTGGCCTTTAGAGGCTGGCCTCACTGAGGATTATGGGCAATTTTTGGTGAGGAATATCGGTATTGAGATGTTTCAGGATTTTAAGCTATCACACCTGGAGCTCTGCAACATTCAG ACAAGAGAATGTAGAGAAGTGTCTCATTATCTCTACATGAGCTGGCCAGATTTTGGTGTACCGAAGTCAGCGTCGGCCATGTTGGATTTCCGGGCACAAGTGAAGCAGAGACAAGAGTCTTTATTACGAACAATGTATCCTGATTGGACAGGACCCCCAGGAGGCCCTCCAGTGGTGGTACACTGCAGTGCAGGCATTGGTCGAACAG GCACGTTCTGTACTTTAGACATTTGCCTTTCTCGTCTGGAGGATATCAGGACAGTGGACATTAAGCAGACGGTGCGTCGGATGCGGACGCAACGTGCCTTCAGCATCCAGACATGGGACCAGTACTACTTCTGCTACAAAGCAGTGATCGAGTACGCCCAACAGAGCGGCCTACTGCAGCCTGTCGAGTGGTCCGACACAGAGCTGGAGACAGACAGTGAGTGA